CTTGGGAGTAGCATGACTAATCTAAATCCTAGCAGTGGATTTGTTTCTGGTGCGGCAGCTAAAGGCAATGAACTAGCCATATTAGCTTTTGAAGTGGCAAACACAATTGTCAAGGGATCCAATCTTATGCATTCCCTTTCTAAAGGAAGTATAAGACATGTGAAACAAGTAGTGCTTGTTAATAAAGGTGTGCAAAACTTGGTATCTAAAGATATGGATGAGCTCCTTAAAATTGTTGCAGCTGACAAGAGGTGAACTCAGTTATCTAGAAATGCCATTCCTTTCTGCTCGATCTCGCTTTAAATGGTTATTGTCGAATTTCTCACTTAATGTTTGATTTTCCTTGTAATTCTTTTTAATTGATTCTTGCAGGGAGGAGCTGTCAGTTTTTTCAGGGGAAGTGGTACGTTTTGGAAATCGTTGTAAAGATCCTCAGTGGCATAACTTAGACCGCTATTTTGACAAGTAATTAGAATTGAATCGCAtatatgattttaatattatattgtaGTATCCTCTTCTGTTGTAACCATCATACTAGCTGAACTACTCTTATTTTTATCCTCTAGGGTTAGCACAGAACTTTCCCTTCAAGACTCTTTGAAGGAAGAAGCTGAGATGGTGATTGCACAATTGATGACTTTGGTTCAGCATACAGCAGTACGCATCCTTCCTTATTTTTTTTGTCGATTGTTGGTCTCATTTGACTTGGAAACGGCATACATTAGTCTAATATAGTAACTGAAGCAGATTGTAATACATGCTCCAATTGTGACCATGCTAGTAGGAAATTTTTTACATTTTGAAAGTTTCAGTTCTATAATGATATGTGTGAAATTTTGAGGATACATTAGTCTCTGGATCACAGGAACTATACCAGGAATTGCAAATATTGGAGAGATTTCAGCAAGACTACCAACGTAAGCATCATGAAGAAGAAGTTTCGGTCTCCTCTCAGAAAGGTATCTATCGCTTCTTCAGTTTGGTGCACTTGCACATATATATTTAATAGTAACGAATTGGGATTATATTCCTTGTGGCAAATTTGGTGGATCGCGAACCAAGTAGAATAATATGTGACTAGTGACTGATGTGTTTGTTTTATTTGTCATTATGAACATGTACACTTTCTATTAAGCAATCAATTGCTTATTTGATTATTGGGTAAGGAAGATACTATAATGATCTTGCACTGTCCTTTTGGGTTCTGTGATTTGAATATTCGATGAAAAATCTTCCCCCGGAATTTCTACTTGGTCATTTAAGGCTGCCGATATCTAGAAAGAGTAATAATTATCCATCAGAATCATGTCATTTACATTGTCCTTTGACATGCAGGTAACAGCCTTACAATGCTGAAGGCAGAACTTAAAAGCCAAAGAAAGCTAGTGAAGATTTTAAAGAAAAAGTCACTTTGGTCAAGAAGTTTGGAAGATGTAGGTGCAGATTACTGCTTCAGATAAACTCCCTCAGTCTATGCTTGTTTCATCTTTGCTGTAACTTGAAAATCACATAATTCTGCTTTACACGTCATATATCAGTTGCTCCGTCATCTTATAGAACTAACTAGCAAGTGAATATGAATGATTATTAAACTGCATCTCCCTATCATTCTTAATTATAAGAGACATTTTGGTGAAACTTTTAAACAAAAGCAATATCAGCAATGAAAGGGTTTTTGTGGTGGTCATTAATTGATGGCATCTGCTTTCGGTTACAGGTAATGGGAAAGCTTGTAGATATAGTCCATTTTCTGTTCCTGCAGATACACAGTGAATTTGGGAGCGAAGGTATGTTCTTCTTTTGCCTATAAACAAACTTTCGTGTATAAACCACCCGGCTTCATATTCACTTCTCTTGTCTATCACTCTTTTATATAATTATTCTTCACCTGTTAATTGGTAAATATAGAACATTACGAAAATCTGGTAGAAATCACTGTCAATTTCTTTTAGCTGCAATGTCCTTGATCTATCAATATTTTTACCCAGCCACAGATTGGGAGTTTGTTCAAAACACATCTATTTATCGGGTAGATATGTATTTGGTGGCTTGTATTTATTAGCATTCCATTGTGCAGATGGTCAGCTATCAACAAAAGGATCTGTCGGTTGTCATCAAAGATTGGGACCATCTGGACTTTCTTTGCATTATGCAAATATAGTAATGCAAATTGATTCTCTTGTGAGTTTTCCATTTATTTCTTCTGTATCACTTATCATTCTAGTCACTAATTCACTTGTGTTAACGTTACTGTTGTTAGTAGTTATCATGAGGACTGTCATCTGATCTTGATCCATCAGATTTTCGATTTAGTCTGCTTTCTGTTGTTGGGAATTTTGTTTACGTCCATAGTCTTTAATCCAACATGTTTGGATTATTAGGTGGCTCGATCATGCTCTGTGCCCACGAGTACAAGGAATACTTTATACCAAAGCTTGCCACCTGATATAAAATCAGCTCTGCGCTCCAAATTACAATCTTTCCACGTCCAAAAGGAggtattctattttttttttttgaatactaAAAGGAGGCATTCTATAGTTTCATGGTATATCTTGCTTCAATAAGAAAATAAAGGTTGGGAATCGGAGAGATGAAAATTAAACAGAAGGGAATTTCCTTTGCATCACATTTTCCTTTAACTGAAGCGAATTCTTCAAAGAGATTTCTTAGTTTTTGGTTGTACTTTTATAACTTCCTTGCAGCTCACTGTGACAGAAATTAAAGCCGAGATGGAAAAAACTCTACATTGGCTGGTTCCAATTGCCACCAATACTGCCAAGTAAGCCAACTCTTATTTCTGCAAAGGATAATTCTTTTACTTCATATAAAATGAGTCTTCTATTCTTAATGGTGTAAATGCGTCAATCCAGG
Above is a genomic segment from Rutidosis leptorrhynchoides isolate AG116_Rl617_1_P2 unplaced genomic scaffold, CSIRO_AGI_Rlap_v1 contig588, whole genome shotgun sequence containing:
- the LOC139884683 gene encoding protein PSK SIMULATOR 1-like: MGGLCSKNSLIEEVSSNPYANGNGHQVDVKKHESTKQQQQQQLQSVLNPPLVKQLQEEPTKILRDVVLVPEDFYDGIPRFDNDKDMHHKSRSKVSEVGSRLGRAGLGKAKDVLDTLGSSMTNLNPSSGFVSGAAAKGNELAILAFEVANTIVKGSNLMHSLSKGSIRHVKQVVLVNKGVQNLVSKDMDELLKIVAADKREELSVFSGEVVRFGNRCKDPQWHNLDRYFDKVSTELSLQDSLKEEAEMVIAQLMTLVQHTAELYQELQILERFQQDYQRKHHEEEVSVSSQKGNSLTMLKAELKSQRKLVKILKKKSLWSRSLEDVMGKLVDIVHFLFLQIHSEFGSEDGQLSTKGSVGCHQRLGPSGLSLHYANIVMQIDSLVARSCSVPTSTRNTLYQSLPPDIKSALRSKLQSFHVQKELTVTEIKAEMEKTLHWLVPIATNTAKAHHGFGWVGEWANTGSDNNRKSASGTMDVIRIETLHHADMEKMDTYILDQVLWLNYLISRSMDAAQQSNISSQPIKAPNCVTSQKPNQEPRSHATSLTTEDQLLLESVGRKRPKNPNGQSRSLDFDFERTRLRKNDRLSKSASHPPVKVKKGPVSIKRMPSGVPLFSFKMEKQKALDIIDRLDALVR